Proteins encoded together in one Coffea arabica cultivar ET-39 chromosome 2c, Coffea Arabica ET-39 HiFi, whole genome shotgun sequence window:
- the LOC140035665 gene encoding uncharacterized protein codes for MTYFANQHRTERTLAVGDYVFLKLQPYRQQSLAIRKSLKLAAKYYRLKLPEGARIHPIFHVSLLKKKIGPYQHTTPTMPEFDMQNQCILEPEAILKRRVILRNDQPVIQYLIKWTNMDSDEASWEDASVISHQFPLFQP; via the coding sequence ATGACTTATTTTGCCAACCAGCACAGAACTGAAAGGACTTTAGCAGTTGGAGATTACGTGTTCCTTAAGCTACAACCCTACAGACAACAGTCCTTAGCTATCAGGAAAAGTCTCAAACTAGCAGCCAAGTATTACAGACTCAAGTTACCAGAAGGAGCCAGGATACATCCAATATTTCATGTGTCCCTACTTAAGAAAAAGATTGGGCCATATCAGCATACCACTCCCACCATGCCAGAGTTTGACATGCAAAATCAGTGCATATTAGAACCTGAAGCAATCCTTAAACGAAGGGTTATCCTCAGAAATGATCAACCTGTGATACAATATCTGATCAAGTGGACTAATATGGATAGTGATGAAGCTTCATGGGAAGATGCCTCTGTTATTAGCCATCAATTTCCACTTTTCCAGCCTTGA